From a single Brassica napus cultivar Da-Ae chromosome C9, Da-Ae, whole genome shotgun sequence genomic region:
- the LOC106440374 gene encoding indole-3-pyruvate monooxygenase YUCCA6-like: MDSCWRREMEGKLAHDYLSHHGKTTLPHHRISVVTGPVIVGAGPSGLATAACLKEKGITSVLLERSNCIASLWQLKTYDRLHLHLPKQFCELPLIPFPDNFPTYPTKQQFIEYLEDYANRFDIRPEFGQTVESAEFDENLGMWRVKSVGEEVTTEYVCRWLVAATGENAEPVVPRFEGMEKFEATGVVKHTSHYKSGRDFAGKRVLVVGCGNSGMEVCLDLCNFDAQPSLVVRDAVHVLPREMLGTSTFGLSMLLLKWLPIRLVDRFLLAVSRFILGDTTMLGLNRPRLGPLELKNRIGKTPVLDVGTLAKIKTGDIKVCSGIRRLKQHEVEFDNGITERFDVIILATGYKSNVPSWLKENKMFSKKDGFPIQEFPEGWRGESGLYAVGFTKRGIFGASMDAKKIAQDIFECSRKSYQAHRHIQVLCMSRKSGQPYSRLLE; the protein is encoded by the exons ATGGATTCATGTTGGAGGAGAGAGATGGAAGGTAAACTAGCACATGACTACTTGAGTCACCACGGTAAGACGACATTACCGCACCACCGCATCTCCGTCGTCACCGGACCGGTGATCGTAGGCGCCGGACCGTCGGGACTAGCGACGGCGGCTTGCCTAAAAGAGAAAGGAATCACTTCAGTACTACTCGAGAGATCAAACTGCATAGCTTCACTTTGGCAGCTCAAGACATACGACCGACTCCATCTCCACCTTCCTAAGCAGTTCTGTGAACTTCCGCTTATACCCTTTCCCGACAACTTCCCAACTTATCCGACAAAACAGCAGTTCATCGAGTACCTCGAGGATTACGCCAACAGGTTCGATATAAGGCCGGAGTTTGGTCAGACGGTTGAGTCGGCTGAGTTTGATGAGAATCTTGGGATGTGGCGCGTGAAGAGCGTGGGTGAAGAGGTCACGACAGAGTATGTTTGCCGGTGGTTGGTAGCTGCGACGGGGGAGAATGCTGAGCCGGTGGTCCCTAGGTTTGAGGGGATGGAGAAGTTTGAGGCCACCGGGGTAGTTAAGCACACTAGTCACTACAAGAGCGGCAGAGACTTCGCCGGGAAAAGGGTTTTGGTCGTCGGATGTGGAAACTCCGGCATGGAGGTTTGTTTGGATCTCTGTAACTTCGATGCTCAGCCTTCTCTCGTTGTCAGAGACGCT GTGCACGTCCTACCACGAGAGATGTTGGGTACTTCGACTTTTGGGCTGTCCATGTTGTTACTCAAATGGTTGCCCATCCGGCTCGTTGATCGTTTCCTCTTGGCGGTTTCCCGGTTTATCCTCGGAGATACCACCATGTTAGGTCTTAACCGTCCCCGGTTAGGCCCATTAGAACTCAAAAATCGCATAGGAAAAACTCCGGTTCTCGACGTTGGGACACTTGCCAAGATCAAAACCGGGGATATCAAG GTGTGTTCCGGGATAAGAAGGTTAAAACAACATGAAGTTGAGTTCGATAACGGAATAACGGAGAGATTTGATGTCATAATATTGGCAACTGGCTATAAAAGCAACGTACCCTCTTGGCTAAAG GAGAATAAAATGTTTAGTAAGAAAGATGGATTCCCAATACAAGAGTTTCCAGAGGGATGGAGAGGTGAAAGTGGGCTATATGCGGTCGGATTCACAAAACGTGGAATTTTTGGAGCATCAATGGATGCAAAGAAAATAGCTCAAGACATATTCGAGTGTTCAAGAAAATCATATCAAGCCCATAGACATATACAAGTGTTATGCATGTCAAGAAAATCTGGTCAACCCTATAGTAGATTACTAGAATGA